A section of the Quatrionicoccus australiensis genome encodes:
- a CDS encoding SAM-dependent methyltransferase has product MDIPRIFNITESAHRIHNPITPDKLATLGAALRLEAGARVLDLGSGSGEMLCTWARDHGVTGTGVDMSQLFTAQAKRRAEELGVADQVEFIHGDAAGYVSDEKANVAACVGATWIAGGFAGTIALLAQSLRPGGIILIGEPYWRQLPPTEDIAKGCLAHSISDFLTLPALLASFRQLGCDVVEMVLADQDGWDRYEAAKWLTMRRWLEANPDDELAQEVRAQLTTEPERYATYTREYLGWGVFALMLR; this is encoded by the coding sequence ATGGACATCCCCCGAATATTCAACATCACTGAAAGCGCGCACCGCATCCACAACCCGATCACGCCCGACAAGCTCGCCACGCTCGGCGCGGCGCTGCGGCTGGAAGCGGGGGCACGGGTGCTCGATCTTGGCAGCGGTTCGGGGGAGATGCTGTGCACCTGGGCGCGCGATCATGGCGTGACCGGTACCGGCGTCGACATGAGCCAGTTATTTACCGCGCAAGCCAAACGCCGCGCCGAAGAACTCGGCGTTGCCGATCAGGTCGAGTTCATCCATGGCGATGCGGCCGGTTATGTCTCCGACGAAAAGGCCAATGTGGCTGCCTGCGTCGGCGCCACCTGGATCGCGGGCGGGTTTGCCGGCACGATAGCGCTTCTGGCGCAGAGCCTGCGCCCCGGCGGGATCATCCTCATCGGTGAGCCCTACTGGCGGCAGTTGCCGCCGACGGAAGACATCGCCAAGGGCTGTCTTGCCCACTCAATCTCCGACTTCCTCACGCTGCCGGCATTGCTCGCGTCTTTCCGGCAGCTTGGCTGCGACGTCGTCGAAATGGTTCTCGCCGATCAGGACGGCTGGGACCGGTACGAAGCGGCCAAATGGCTGACCATGCGCCGCTGGCTTGAAGCCAATCCCGACGACGAACTGGCGCAGGAGGTGCGCGCCCAACTGACCACGGAACCCGAGCGCTACGCCACTTACACGCGCGAATACCTGGGCTGGGGCGTGTTTGCGCTGATGCTGCGGTAA
- a CDS encoding L,D-transpeptidase, with protein MTKSIKVSLAQQIVEVYEGSTRVFRFDCVTGDNEHPTERGVFKVLRKAHPYRSHTYNVQMDYALFFTHDGKALHQYHGIVPLGVVRTARGSVGDWFGSHGCVRLSEADAKALYDWAALGTTVQVL; from the coding sequence GTGACCAAAAGTATCAAGGTCAGCCTGGCGCAGCAGATCGTTGAAGTCTACGAAGGCAGTACGCGGGTTTTCCGCTTCGACTGCGTCACCGGCGACAACGAACATCCAACGGAGCGCGGGGTATTCAAGGTGTTGCGCAAAGCGCATCCCTATCGCAGTCATACCTATAATGTGCAAATGGATTACGCCCTGTTTTTCACCCATGATGGCAAGGCTTTGCACCAGTACCACGGCATCGTGCCGCTCGGCGTCGTGCGTACGGCGCGCGGTAGCGTCGGCGACTGGTTCGGATCGCACGGCTGCGTCCGCCTGAGCGAGGCCGACGCGAAAGCGCTCTATGACTGGGCCGCGCTCGGAACGACGGTGCAGGTCCTATGA
- a CDS encoding tetratricopeptide repeat protein: MNTFLAPLLSIVLLALSNVAAADWFLSSETKALIVKAEAGDIDAQLRVGAAYDFGKGAPRDGTEAMRWYRMAADRDNAEAQNSVGSGLQAEKRYEEALPWYEKASAQGHALATNNLAYLHDLGLGVKQDRRKGFELYSHAADLGWAEAMWNIANMYGAGQLGEKDMVSACVWAMRARKFSAPQERQLQNHLSRVIPQLEGMLSPEQLASCNQQSENWAPIAFRKKDAQPGNQQDAAR; the protein is encoded by the coding sequence ATGAATACATTTCTGGCTCCGCTGCTCTCGATAGTTCTGCTGGCGCTCTCAAACGTCGCAGCGGCTGATTGGTTCCTTTCATCGGAAACCAAGGCGCTAATTGTCAAAGCCGAAGCTGGCGATATCGATGCCCAGCTTCGTGTTGGTGCTGCATACGACTTCGGGAAAGGCGCACCCCGCGACGGAACCGAAGCAATGAGGTGGTACCGCATGGCTGCTGATCGCGACAACGCAGAGGCTCAAAATAGCGTTGGAAGCGGACTCCAAGCAGAGAAGCGCTACGAAGAAGCGCTGCCTTGGTACGAGAAGGCATCCGCACAGGGGCATGCGCTTGCCACCAACAACCTCGCCTATCTTCACGACCTCGGCTTGGGAGTAAAGCAAGATCGTCGCAAAGGCTTCGAGCTGTACTCCCATGCGGCTGATCTTGGTTGGGCCGAAGCTATGTGGAACATTGCGAATATGTACGGCGCGGGCCAACTCGGAGAGAAGGACATGGTGAGCGCTTGCGTTTGGGCAATGCGGGCACGCAAGTTTTCTGCACCGCAGGAGCGCCAGCTACAAAACCATCTTAGTCGGGTCATTCCTCAACTTGAAGGCATGCTGTCCCCCGAGCAGTTGGCATCATGCAATCAGCAATCCGAAAACTGGGCACCGATAGCGTTTCGCAAAAAAGACGCCCAACCCGGCAATCAACAGGACGCTGCGCGATGA
- a CDS encoding AraC family transcriptional regulator produces the protein MNWTIAGPTMSCGHDDQHQTLPHPVTAKARNYRGGETPVHSHLRAQLIYAGSGVMRVETEAGSWVVPPVRGVWIPANTPHRVIMLGPVEMRTLYIRPDAAPDLPDICCLLDVSPLLRALILALLDEPLAYDQAGRGGQIATLALAELRFLKIPALHLPMPAEPRLHKLCEELVGNPESRATLETLAEQQATSSRTLARQFQRETGMSFRQWRQQARLVEALGHLANGVPVALVAEKLGYRSASAFTAMFKRTLGMEPRRYFSGETAGSAA, from the coding sequence GTGAATTGGACAATCGCCGGCCCAACCATGAGTTGCGGCCATGACGACCAGCACCAGACCCTGCCCCACCCGGTGACCGCCAAGGCGCGCAATTACCGCGGCGGCGAAACGCCGGTGCACAGCCATCTGCGCGCCCAGCTCATCTACGCCGGCAGCGGCGTCATGCGCGTCGAAACCGAGGCTGGCAGCTGGGTCGTGCCGCCGGTGCGCGGCGTGTGGATTCCCGCCAACACGCCGCACCGCGTGATCATGCTCGGCCCGGTCGAGATGCGCACCCTGTACATCCGCCCCGACGCAGCGCCCGACCTGCCCGACATCTGCTGCCTGCTCGACGTCAGCCCGCTGCTGCGCGCCCTGATCCTCGCCCTGCTCGACGAACCGCTGGCCTACGACCAGGCCGGGCGCGGCGGCCAGATCGCGACACTGGCGCTGGCCGAGCTGCGCTTTCTCAAGATCCCGGCGCTGCACCTGCCGATGCCGGCCGAGCCGCGCCTGCACAAGCTGTGCGAGGAACTGGTCGGCAACCCGGAGAGCCGCGCCACCCTGGAGACACTGGCCGAGCAACAAGCGACGAGCAGCCGTACGCTGGCCCGCCAGTTCCAGCGCGAAACCGGCATGAGCTTTCGCCAGTGGCGGCAGCAGGCGCGTCTGGTCGAGGCGCTCGGCCATCTGGCAAACGGCGTGCCGGTCGCGCTGGTCGCCGAAAAACTCGGCTACCGCAGCGCCAGCGCCTTTACCGCGATGTTCAAGCGCACCCTGGGCATGGAACCGCGCCGCTACTTTTCCGGGGAGACGGCGGGTTCAGCCGCCTGA
- a CDS encoding MFS transporter: MNKTLTADATPAAPDALNATTYPVIAAISFSHLLNDMMQSVLLAIYPMLKLGLNLSFGQIGLITLAYQLTASLLQPLIGLYTDHRPKPYSLPLGMGFTLVGLLLLSQAGSFAAVLVAAMTIGIGSSIFHPESSRVARMAAGSQPGLAQSVFQIGGNLGAAIGPLLAALIIVPYGQGSAAWFSLFALIGLVVLSFVGRWSSHHVANFKKRMKAQVDNGLTRRQIGWSLAILGLLMFSKFFYMTSLSSYYTFYLIDKFGLELASAQIYLFAFLFAVAAGTVLGGPIGDRVGRKRVIWVSILGVAPFTLILPHVGLFWTGVLSVIIGMILASAFSAILVYAQELMPGKVGAISGLFFGFAFGMGGIGAALLGQLADATSIETVYQVCAFLPLIGLLTAFLPTIRKG; encoded by the coding sequence ATGAACAAGACGCTCACCGCCGACGCCACACCCGCCGCGCCGGACGCCCTGAACGCCACCACCTACCCGGTGATTGCCGCGATCAGCTTCTCGCACCTGCTCAACGACATGATGCAGTCGGTGCTGCTTGCCATCTACCCGATGCTCAAGCTCGGCCTCAACCTCAGCTTCGGCCAGATCGGCCTGATCACGCTCGCCTACCAGCTGACCGCCTCGCTGCTGCAGCCGCTGATCGGCCTCTATACCGACCACCGCCCGAAACCCTACTCGCTGCCGCTCGGCATGGGCTTCACGCTGGTCGGCCTGCTTCTCCTCTCGCAGGCCGGCAGTTTCGCCGCGGTACTCGTGGCGGCGATGACCATCGGCATCGGCTCCTCGATCTTCCACCCGGAATCCTCGCGCGTCGCGCGCATGGCGGCCGGCAGCCAGCCCGGTCTGGCGCAGTCGGTGTTCCAGATCGGCGGCAATCTCGGCGCCGCGATCGGGCCGCTGCTCGCTGCGCTGATTATTGTGCCGTACGGCCAGGGCAGCGCCGCCTGGTTCTCGCTGTTCGCGTTGATCGGCCTGGTGGTGCTCAGCTTCGTCGGGCGCTGGTCCAGCCACCACGTCGCCAACTTCAAGAAGCGCATGAAAGCGCAGGTCGACAACGGCCTGACCCGGCGCCAGATCGGCTGGTCGCTCGCCATCCTCGGCCTGCTGATGTTCTCCAAGTTTTTCTACATGACCAGCCTGAGCAGCTATTACACCTTCTACCTGATCGACAAGTTCGGCCTCGAACTCGCCAGCGCGCAGATCTACCTGTTCGCCTTCCTCTTCGCCGTCGCCGCCGGCACCGTGCTCGGTGGCCCGATCGGCGACCGGGTCGGCCGCAAGCGCGTGATCTGGGTGTCCATCCTCGGCGTCGCACCATTCACGCTGATCCTGCCGCACGTCGGCCTGTTCTGGACTGGCGTGCTCTCGGTGATCATCGGCATGATCCTCGCCTCGGCCTTCTCGGCCATCCTGGTCTACGCCCAGGAACTCATGCCCGGCAAGGTCGGCGCCATCTCCGGCCTGTTCTTCGGCTTCGCCTTCGGCATGGGCGGCATCGGCGCCGCCCTGCTCGGCCAACTGGCCGACGCAACCAGCATCGAAACGGTCTACCAGGTCTGCGCCTTCCTGCCGTTGATCGGCCTGCTGACGGCTTTTTTGCCGACGATCAGGAAAGGCTAG
- a CDS encoding alpha/beta hydrolase has product MPSLHFHPASQTAGRPPLLFVHGGYSNSSLWDVRFIPYFVEQGYDCYALDLSGHGRKPEDREHLDDYGIDDYVDDLVAAMTQLPVTPVLISHSMGCLVSQRFLEQSSARGVAFLAPVPSTGTAGTASRFALTMPDFFAELPNAVNGTASEKTMRTMASVYFSPAMPPEETLQYLPLIQPESEKAVAEMVTSPLRRARGRARIPALVMGGSADQVFPASMLYFTAASWNAKTVIIQGAGHMLMLDPQWPDAAGQLLDWLESLA; this is encoded by the coding sequence ATGCCGAGTCTCCACTTTCATCCCGCCAGCCAGACCGCCGGCCGGCCGCCGCTGCTCTTCGTGCATGGCGGCTACAGCAATTCCAGCCTGTGGGATGTGCGCTTCATTCCTTATTTCGTCGAGCAGGGTTATGACTGCTATGCGCTCGATCTCTCCGGACACGGCCGCAAGCCCGAAGATCGCGAGCATCTCGACGATTACGGCATCGACGATTACGTGGACGACCTGGTCGCTGCGATGACCCAATTACCGGTCACCCCGGTGCTGATTTCCCACTCGATGGGCTGCCTGGTCAGCCAGCGTTTTCTCGAGCAGAGCTCGGCGCGCGGCGTTGCCTTCCTGGCGCCGGTGCCGTCCACCGGTACGGCCGGCACCGCCAGCCGCTTCGCGCTGACCATGCCCGACTTCTTCGCCGAGCTGCCCAATGCGGTCAACGGCACGGCGAGCGAGAAAACCATGCGCACCATGGCCAGCGTCTATTTCTCGCCGGCCATGCCGCCTGAGGAAACGCTGCAATATCTGCCGCTGATCCAGCCCGAATCGGAAAAGGCCGTCGCCGAAATGGTCACCTCGCCGCTGCGTCGCGCCCGCGGCCGGGCGAGAATCCCGGCGCTGGTCATGGGCGGCTCGGCCGACCAGGTCTTTCCGGCCTCGATGCTCTACTTCACGGCCGCGTCATGGAACGCCAAGACCGTGATCATCCAGGGCGCCGGCCACATGCTGATGCTCGACCCGCAATGGCCGGACGCCGCCGGCCAGCTTCTCGACTGGCTGGAAAGCCTGGCCTGA
- a CDS encoding type 2 periplasmic-binding domain-containing protein encodes MRLRPLLGLLLLLLLPVAGAGELAVVVRQDSEIGQLRRDDVINIFLGRYRQLPSGKLAEPLDLTPESGTFYERLTGKSRAEINAYWARLLFTGRTTPPRQIDSQEKLIDTLLKNPQAIGYIDSTRLDRRLRVIFEPER; translated from the coding sequence ATGCGACTGCGCCCTCTCCTCGGCCTCCTTCTGCTTTTGCTCCTGCCTGTCGCGGGCGCCGGCGAACTGGCCGTCGTGGTGCGTCAGGACAGCGAGATCGGCCAGTTGAGGCGCGACGACGTGATCAACATCTTTCTCGGCCGCTATCGCCAGTTGCCGAGCGGCAAGCTCGCCGAGCCGCTCGACCTGACGCCGGAAAGCGGCACCTTCTACGAGCGCCTGACCGGCAAGAGCCGGGCCGAGATCAACGCCTACTGGGCGCGCCTGCTGTTCACCGGACGCACCACGCCCCCCCGCCAGATCGACAGCCAGGAAAAGCTGATCGACACCCTGCTCAAGAATCCGCAGGCCATCGGCTATATCGACTCGACACGGCTGGATCGCCGCCTCCGGGTCATTTTCGAGCCAGAACGCTGA
- a CDS encoding putative bifunctional diguanylate cyclase/phosphodiesterase — protein MQNFWQRSLLGRTVGNIIVITFLVGGLIMLAMSISVARQTEADAYRRLGELLDTVEDTVRVACFVGNEELAMEVARGLLRNSEVQSVDIRYDKGLLAHLERNPADGKQAVLGSQPVRRNIVSPFDNSSIVGNIALQPDGAAIETLVAQARRQIALQTLLLIIAVAIALTLTVLRQVVKPIAVLSKNLNKLDPILGEQLSAPAGHEKDAFGSLTRDINALSSRLLNAAEVERELNVRHEMDQRKYRDIFENAESGIFIADAFGEMTSYNRSLAQLTGLPQPAADETAPRSLLALPWTDAGHLQKMIERCIKSNAAVVEDLALLRSMTPQRWLNVALTPIGACMVQGIVSDVTTRRNAELAAKRAAITDPLTGLANRQGFEEFWANEIAKVQDQHFALLLIDLEGFKQLNDALGFPAGDRVLIGFAARIFSCIKNTDWVARVGGDEFAVVLPNIDEPGKLDSICQRILRVLGERFSVSGQETCLGASIGATLYPDDGNNLPALLRNAELALNDARHRGGQIWSLFNQDMRHAIEHRHNLANDLRLAIQRQELRLYYQPIVHLASQRVVGAEALIRWQHPTHGLVPPDNFIPLAEQTGMINAIGLWCLETACQQLADWQAAGLDLSLTVNVSARQIPDGLSPAKASEIAAHHGIAPQRLGLEITEGLLIGEAHDALRWLEAIRTAGFRVYLDDFGTGYSSLSYLKRFRVDTVKIDKAFIRDMGQVASDRVMIEAVIMMADALRLSVVAEGIETAEQRDLLRSLGCTYGQGYLYSRPLPIEQFLAQVLLIDAPATPT, from the coding sequence ATGCAAAACTTTTGGCAACGCAGCCTGCTTGGGCGCACCGTCGGCAACATCATCGTCATCACCTTCCTGGTCGGCGGCCTGATCATGCTCGCGATGTCGATCAGCGTTGCCCGCCAGACCGAGGCGGATGCCTACCGCCGCCTCGGCGAGTTGCTCGATACCGTTGAAGATACCGTACGGGTTGCCTGCTTCGTCGGAAACGAGGAACTGGCCATGGAGGTGGCGCGCGGCCTGCTCAGGAACAGCGAAGTCCAGAGCGTCGACATTCGTTACGACAAGGGACTGCTGGCCCATCTGGAACGCAATCCGGCAGATGGAAAACAGGCTGTTTTGGGCAGTCAACCGGTACGCCGCAACATTGTCTCCCCCTTCGACAACAGCAGTATCGTCGGCAACATCGCGCTGCAGCCGGACGGTGCCGCAATTGAAACCCTGGTCGCCCAGGCACGCCGCCAGATCGCACTGCAGACGCTGCTGTTGATCATCGCTGTCGCCATTGCCCTGACCCTCACCGTGCTGCGCCAGGTTGTCAAACCGATTGCCGTACTTTCCAAAAACCTGAACAAGCTCGACCCTATCCTTGGCGAGCAGCTATCTGCGCCGGCCGGGCACGAAAAGGATGCCTTCGGTTCACTGACCCGGGACATCAATGCCCTGAGCAGCCGCTTGCTCAATGCGGCCGAAGTCGAGCGAGAACTGAACGTCCGCCACGAGATGGACCAGCGCAAATACCGCGACATTTTCGAAAACGCGGAATCCGGGATATTCATCGCCGATGCCTTCGGCGAGATGACCTCCTACAACCGTTCGCTGGCCCAGTTGACCGGCCTGCCCCAGCCTGCCGCCGACGAAACCGCCCCCCGCTCGCTGCTCGCCCTGCCCTGGACGGATGCGGGGCATCTGCAAAAAATGATCGAGCGCTGCATCAAGAGCAATGCCGCGGTCGTGGAGGATCTGGCCCTGCTCCGCAGCATGACGCCGCAGCGCTGGCTGAACGTCGCGCTGACACCGATCGGCGCCTGCATGGTGCAAGGCATCGTCAGCGACGTCACAACCCGGCGCAATGCCGAGTTGGCTGCCAAGCGTGCTGCGATCACCGACCCGCTGACCGGCCTCGCCAATCGCCAGGGCTTCGAAGAGTTCTGGGCGAACGAAATCGCCAAGGTGCAGGATCAGCACTTCGCCCTGCTGCTGATCGATCTCGAAGGCTTCAAGCAGCTCAACGATGCGCTCGGCTTCCCGGCCGGCGACCGCGTGCTGATCGGCTTTGCAGCGCGCATTTTCTCCTGCATCAAGAACACCGACTGGGTCGCCCGCGTTGGCGGCGACGAGTTCGCCGTCGTGCTGCCCAACATCGACGAACCGGGCAAGCTGGACAGTATCTGCCAGCGCATCCTGCGCGTTCTCGGCGAGCGCTTCTCGGTCAGCGGCCAGGAAACCTGCCTCGGCGCCAGCATCGGGGCGACGCTTTATCCGGACGACGGCAACAACCTGCCCGCCTTGCTGCGCAACGCCGAACTGGCCCTGAACGATGCGCGCCACCGCGGCGGCCAGATCTGGAGCCTGTTCAACCAAGACATGCGGCATGCCATCGAGCACCGGCACAACCTCGCCAACGATCTGCGCCTTGCCATCCAGCGCCAGGAACTGCGCCTCTACTACCAGCCCATCGTGCATCTGGCGAGCCAGCGCGTGGTCGGCGCCGAAGCGCTGATCCGCTGGCAGCATCCGACACACGGCCTGGTGCCGCCCGACAACTTCATCCCGCTTGCCGAGCAGACCGGCATGATCAATGCCATCGGCCTGTGGTGCCTGGAAACCGCCTGCCAGCAACTGGCTGACTGGCAGGCAGCCGGCCTCGACCTCAGCCTGACGGTCAACGTCTCGGCCAGGCAGATTCCGGATGGCCTGAGCCCGGCCAAGGCGAGCGAGATCGCAGCACACCATGGCATCGCACCGCAGCGCCTCGGCCTCGAAATCACCGAAGGCCTGCTCATCGGCGAAGCGCACGATGCCCTGCGCTGGCTGGAAGCGATCCGGACGGCCGGCTTCCGTGTCTATCTCGACGATTTCGGCACCGGCTATTCCTCGCTCTCCTACCTGAAACGTTTCCGGGTCGACACCGTCAAGATCGACAAGGCCTTCATCCGCGACATGGGCCAGGTGGCGAGCGACCGGGTGATGATCGAGGCCGTCATCATGATGGCCGACGCCCTGCGGCTCAGCGTCGTCGCCGAAGGCATCGAAACCGCCGAACAGCGCGACCTGCTGCGCAGCCTGGGTTGCACCTACGGCCAGGGCTACCTCTACTCGCGGCCGCTGCCGATCGAGCAGTTCCTGGCACAGGTGCTCCTGATCGATGCACCGGCGACGCCGACCTGA
- a CDS encoding low molecular weight protein tyrosine phosphatase family protein, whose product MTNILFICGKNKWRSPTAEEVFSAHPNLECASAGLSHDAETPVSVELIEWAELIFVMEKVHKTKLSARFPAHLAGKKLVVLGIPDNYRFLEPALVALLKRKVAPLLPGPGHA is encoded by the coding sequence ATGACGAACATCCTCTTCATCTGCGGCAAGAACAAATGGCGGAGTCCCACGGCCGAGGAGGTGTTTTCCGCACATCCGAACCTCGAATGCGCCTCGGCCGGCTTGAGCCATGACGCGGAGACGCCGGTTTCCGTTGAGTTGATTGAATGGGCCGAGCTGATTTTCGTCATGGAGAAGGTGCACAAGACCAAGTTGTCGGCCCGCTTCCCGGCGCATCTGGCGGGCAAGAAGCTCGTCGTGCTGGGCATTCCGGACAACTACAGGTTTCTGGAGCCAGCCCTGGTCGCGCTGCTCAAGCGCAAGGTCGCACCGCTTCTGCCCGGGCCGGGTCATGCGTAG
- a CDS encoding DUF6228 family protein, whose protein sequence is MADLEFISPNDGSVLSLTVTQCNGGETDFEVAVKTPWFSGVAPASTYMNGSPAVMFCEMANAWTGWKGQKKWSDLEGRVEFLASSDSTGHVALTIKLVGQNYDSDLLVVLKYDAGQLDGMAKAISRLLGAK, encoded by the coding sequence ATGGCTGATTTAGAGTTCATCTCGCCAAATGACGGTTCAGTTTTGTCGCTTACTGTCACACAGTGCAATGGAGGCGAAACTGACTTTGAAGTTGCGGTCAAAACCCCATGGTTTTCGGGTGTCGCTCCGGCTTCAACCTATATGAACGGTTCTCCAGCGGTGATGTTTTGTGAAATGGCGAACGCCTGGACCGGATGGAAAGGCCAAAAGAAATGGAGCGACCTTGAGGGTCGTGTTGAGTTTCTTGCTTCCTCTGACTCAACCGGGCACGTTGCCTTGACCATAAAACTCGTTGGCCAAAACTACGACTCCGATCTGCTTGTCGTTCTAAAGTACGACGCCGGGCAACTAGATGGAATGGCAAAAGCAATTTCCCGGTTACTGGGTGCCAAATGA